One window from the genome of Paracoccus marcusii encodes:
- a CDS encoding L-iditol 2-dehydrogenase codes for MMLSGKTALITGAGRGIGLAFARAYLDQGARVAICDINLEAARAAAAGLGEGAIAVALDVTDQASIDACVAFVEQQFGGIDILINNAALFTAAPIAEITRADYDRIMAVNVSGKLFMMQAVARSMIARGQGGRIINMASQAGRRGEALVAVYCASKAAVISLTQSAGLNLIAHGINVNAIAPGVVDGEHWDGVDAFFAKYEGKAPGQKKAEVGAAVPHGRMGTAADLTGMAVFLASDGADYIVAQTYNVDGGNWLS; via the coding sequence ATGATGCTGTCGGGAAAGACCGCCCTGATCACCGGGGCCGGGCGCGGCATCGGGCTGGCATTCGCCCGCGCCTATCTGGATCAGGGCGCGCGCGTCGCCATCTGCGACATCAACCTGGAGGCCGCCCGCGCGGCGGCCGCGGGTCTGGGCGAGGGCGCCATCGCCGTGGCGCTGGACGTGACCGATCAGGCCAGCATCGACGCCTGCGTGGCCTTCGTGGAACAGCAGTTCGGCGGCATCGACATCCTGATCAACAACGCGGCCCTGTTCACCGCCGCCCCCATCGCCGAGATCACCCGCGCCGATTACGACCGCATCATGGCGGTCAACGTGTCGGGCAAGCTGTTCATGATGCAGGCCGTCGCGCGGTCCATGATCGCGCGCGGTCAGGGCGGGCGGATCATCAACATGGCGTCCCAGGCCGGCCGCCGGGGAGAGGCGCTGGTCGCGGTCTATTGCGCCAGCAAGGCCGCGGTGATCAGCCTGACGCAATCGGCGGGCCTGAACCTGATCGCCCACGGCATCAACGTGAATGCCATCGCGCCCGGCGTGGTCGACGGCGAACATTGGGACGGCGTGGACGCCTTCTTCGCGAAATACGAAGGCAAGGCCCCCGGCCAGAAGAAGGCCGAGGTCGGCGCCGCCGTCCCCCATGGCCGCATGGGCACCGCCGCCGACCTGACCGGCATGGCGGTGTTCCTGGCATCCGACGGGGCCGACTACATCGTGGCCCAGACCTACAATGTCGACGGCGGCAACTGGCTCAGCTGA
- a CDS encoding ABC transporter ATP-binding protein — protein sequence MGRITLEAVTKRFGDVEVIPPLNLDINDGEFVVFVGPSGCGKSTLLRLIAGLEDTSGGRILIDGKDATDTPPAKRGLAMVFQSYALYPHMSVRKNIAFPMRMAGVPQDEQDRRITAAAKALNLTDYLDRKPGQLSGGQRQRVAIGRAIVREPAAFLFDEPLSNLDAALRVGMRLEISELHNRLKTTMIYVTHDQVEAMTMADKIVVLRAGNIEQVGSPMELYRAPRNLFVAGFIGSPKMNLIDGAAAAEYGAHTIGIRPEHIAVSPDHGKWRGRVGVSEHLGSDTFFYVEDTGLADTITVRAGGNIDLHHGDTVWLTPDDAQMHRFDATGARVA from the coding sequence ATGGGACGCATTACCCTTGAAGCAGTGACCAAGCGGTTCGGAGACGTCGAGGTCATCCCGCCCCTGAACCTGGACATCAACGACGGAGAGTTCGTGGTCTTCGTCGGCCCCTCGGGCTGCGGGAAATCCACCCTTCTGCGCCTGATCGCGGGGCTGGAGGACACGTCGGGCGGGCGCATCCTGATCGACGGCAAGGATGCCACCGACACGCCCCCGGCCAAGCGCGGCCTGGCGATGGTGTTTCAGTCCTATGCGCTGTACCCGCACATGTCGGTCAGAAAGAACATCGCCTTTCCGATGCGCATGGCGGGTGTGCCGCAGGACGAACAGGACCGCCGCATCACGGCGGCCGCCAAGGCGCTGAACCTGACCGATTACCTGGACCGCAAGCCGGGCCAGCTGTCGGGCGGCCAGCGCCAGCGCGTGGCCATCGGGCGGGCCATCGTGCGCGAACCGGCCGCGTTCCTGTTCGACGAGCCGCTGTCGAACCTGGACGCCGCCCTGCGCGTCGGCATGCGCCTTGAGATCAGCGAGCTGCACAACCGCCTGAAGACCACGATGATCTATGTCACCCATGACCAGGTCGAGGCTATGACCATGGCCGACAAGATCGTGGTCCTGCGCGCCGGCAACATCGAACAGGTCGGCAGCCCGATGGAGCTGTACCGCGCGCCCAGGAACCTGTTCGTCGCGGGCTTCATCGGCAGCCCCAAGATGAACCTGATCGACGGGGCGGCGGCCGCAGAATACGGTGCCCACACCATCGGCATCCGGCCCGAACACATCGCGGTGTCGCCCGATCACGGCAAGTGGCGCGGGCGCGTCGGCGTCAGCGAGCATCTGGGATCGGACACGTTCTTCTATGTCGAGGACACGGGTCTGGCCGACACTATCACGGTGCGTGCGGGCGGCAACATCGACCTGCATCACGGCGACACCGTCTGGCTGACCCCGGACGACGCGCAGATGCACCGCTTTGACGCCACGGGGGCGCGGGTGGCATGA
- a CDS encoding carbohydrate ABC transporter permease has translation MARAVSTRTKVGYTIAAWIVALVIFFPILYTIITSLKTEQEAISGFNLIPSFTLSSFEAVQTQNNYWKPFTNSVILAVGSTILALIVAIPAAWAMAFSPTKHTKDILMWMLSTKMMPAVAVLVPIYLIFLRTGLMDTRIGLTVMLMLINLPIVVWMLYTYFREIPGEILEAARMDGATLKDEILYVLTPMAVPGIASTMLLNVILAWNEAFWTIQLTTTNAAPLSAFIASFSSPQGLFWAKLSAASVMAIAPILIMGWFSQKQLVRGLTFGAVK, from the coding sequence ATGGCACGCGCAGTAAGCACCCGCACCAAGGTCGGCTATACCATTGCCGCCTGGATCGTGGCCTTGGTGATCTTCTTCCCGATCCTCTACACGATCATCACCAGCCTGAAGACGGAACAAGAGGCCATTTCGGGCTTCAACCTGATCCCGTCCTTCACCCTGTCCAGCTTCGAGGCGGTGCAGACCCAGAACAACTACTGGAAGCCCTTCACCAATTCGGTGATCCTGGCGGTGGGTTCGACCATCCTGGCGCTGATCGTCGCGATCCCGGCGGCCTGGGCGATGGCGTTCTCTCCCACCAAGCACACCAAGGACATCCTGATGTGGATGCTGTCCACCAAGATGATGCCTGCGGTCGCGGTGCTCGTGCCGATCTATCTGATCTTCCTGCGCACCGGGCTGATGGACACGCGGATCGGCCTGACGGTCATGCTGATGCTGATCAACCTGCCGATCGTGGTCTGGATGCTGTACACCTATTTCCGCGAGATCCCCGGAGAGATCCTGGAGGCCGCGCGCATGGACGGTGCCACGCTCAAAGACGAGATCCTGTACGTGCTGACGCCCATGGCGGTTCCGGGCATCGCGTCGACCATGCTGCTGAACGTCATCCTGGCCTGGAACGAGGCGTTCTGGACGATCCAGCTGACCACCACCAACGCCGCGCCCTTGTCGGCCTTCATCGCCAGCTTCTCCAGCCCGCAGGGGCTGTTCTGGGCAAAACTCTCGGCGGCCTCCGTCATGGCCATCGCGCCGATCCTGATCATGGGCTGGTTCAGCCAGAAACAACTTGTCCGCGGCCTGACCTTCGGCGCGGTGAAATAA
- a CDS encoding carbohydrate ABC transporter permease, with the protein MATRQTASLARLMRAPAIILLLIWMIVPLGMTLYYSFLNYNLLNPASVSWAGWFNYQYFYTDPAFFDAIWNTLALVLGVLAITVIGGIAIALLIDKPIFGQGIVRILIISPFFVMPPVAALIWKNMIMHPSYGVFADIARAIGVQPVDWFAQYPLTSIIIIVAWQWLPFATLILLTALQSLDGEQMEAAEMDGAGAVSRFIHLTLPHMARAITVVVLIQTIFLLGIYAEILVTTNGGPGNASTNLTYLIYRAARLNFDIGGAAAGGIIAVILANIVAFFLMRAVGKNLD; encoded by the coding sequence ATGGCCACCCGCCAGACCGCAAGTCTTGCGCGCCTGATGCGCGCACCTGCCATCATCCTGCTGCTGATCTGGATGATCGTCCCGTTGGGGATGACGCTGTACTACTCGTTCCTGAACTACAACCTGCTGAACCCGGCCTCCGTCAGCTGGGCAGGGTGGTTCAACTATCAGTATTTCTACACCGATCCCGCCTTCTTCGACGCGATCTGGAACACGCTGGCCCTGGTGCTGGGCGTGCTGGCGATCACCGTCATCGGGGGCATCGCGATCGCCCTGCTGATCGACAAGCCGATTTTCGGGCAGGGGATCGTGCGGATCCTGATCATCTCTCCGTTCTTCGTGATGCCGCCGGTGGCCGCGCTGATCTGGAAGAACATGATCATGCACCCGTCCTACGGGGTCTTTGCCGACATCGCGCGTGCCATCGGCGTGCAGCCGGTGGACTGGTTCGCGCAATATCCGCTGACCTCGATCATCATCATCGTGGCTTGGCAATGGCTGCCCTTCGCGACGCTGATCCTGCTGACCGCCCTGCAATCGCTGGACGGCGAACAGATGGAGGCGGCCGAGATGGACGGCGCGGGCGCCGTCAGCCGGTTCATCCACCTGACCCTGCCGCACATGGCACGCGCCATCACCGTCGTGGTGCTGATCCAGACCATCTTCCTTCTGGGCATCTATGCCGAGATCCTGGTGACCACCAATGGCGGTCCGGGCAATGCCAGCACGAACCTGACCTATCTGATCTATCGCGCGGCCCGTCTGAACTTCGACATCGGCGGTGCGGCCGCGGGCGGCATCATCGCGGTCATCCTGGCCAACATCGTCGCGTTCTTCCTGATGCGCGCCGTCGGCAAGAACCTGGATTGA
- a CDS encoding ABC transporter substrate-binding protein produces the protein MTTTFRALLGATALCAVGSMAAAQDNVTLTIATVNNGDMIRMQQMTAPFTEANPNIQLEWVTLEENILRERVTTDIATSGGQYDVLTIGTYEVPIWAAQDWLTPLDDLPESYNVDDLVPAVRAALSVNDTLYAAPFYAESAMVMYRTDLAEAAGVTIPDNPTWTDITAAAKAMTDKENEVYGICLRGKPGWGENMAFLTAMANSYGARWFDMEWAPQFDSPEWQATLTDYLTLMNEYGPPGASSNGFNENLSLFQQGKCGMWIDATVAASFVTDPEDSTVADSVGFAQFPNKEGVDNHGNWLWAWNLAIPASSQKQDAAKTFVAWATSQEYTNMVAEAEGWRAAPPGTRTSLYENPEYQAEAPFAAMTLESINAADTQKSSVQDIPYTGGQFVAIPEFQGIGTAVGQTFSAALAGQMSAEDALAAAQSSTAREMARAGYPK, from the coding sequence ATGACCACGACATTCCGCGCCCTTCTGGGCGCTACGGCCCTGTGCGCCGTCGGCAGCATGGCCGCCGCGCAGGACAACGTGACCCTGACGATCGCGACCGTGAACAACGGCGACATGATCCGCATGCAGCAGATGACCGCGCCCTTCACCGAGGCGAACCCGAATATCCAGCTGGAATGGGTCACGCTGGAGGAGAACATCCTGCGCGAGCGCGTCACCACCGACATCGCCACCAGCGGCGGGCAGTATGACGTGCTGACCATCGGCACCTACGAGGTTCCGATCTGGGCGGCGCAGGACTGGCTGACGCCCCTGGACGACCTTCCCGAAAGCTACAACGTGGACGACCTGGTCCCCGCCGTGCGCGCCGCCCTGTCGGTGAACGACACGCTGTACGCCGCGCCGTTCTATGCCGAATCGGCAATGGTGATGTACCGCACCGACTTGGCCGAGGCTGCGGGCGTGACCATTCCCGACAACCCGACCTGGACCGACATCACCGCCGCCGCCAAGGCGATGACGGACAAGGAGAACGAGGTCTATGGCATCTGCCTGCGCGGCAAGCCGGGCTGGGGCGAGAACATGGCCTTCCTGACCGCCATGGCCAACAGCTATGGCGCGCGCTGGTTCGACATGGAATGGGCGCCCCAGTTCGACAGCCCCGAATGGCAGGCGACGCTGACCGACTATCTGACGCTGATGAACGAATACGGACCTCCGGGTGCGTCGTCGAACGGCTTCAACGAGAACCTGTCGCTGTTCCAGCAGGGCAAGTGCGGCATGTGGATCGACGCGACCGTCGCCGCAAGCTTCGTGACCGACCCCGAGGATTCGACCGTCGCGGACAGCGTGGGCTTTGCGCAGTTCCCCAACAAGGAAGGCGTCGACAACCACGGCAACTGGCTGTGGGCGTGGAACCTGGCCATCCCGGCCTCCAGCCAGAAGCAGGACGCGGCCAAGACCTTCGTGGCCTGGGCGACCAGCCAGGAATACACCAACATGGTGGCCGAGGCCGAGGGCTGGCGCGCCGCACCTCCGGGCACGCGCACGTCGCTGTACGAGAACCCCGAGTATCAGGCCGAGGCTCCGTTCGCGGCGATGACGCTGGAATCGATCAACGCCGCCGACACGCAGAAATCGTCGGTCCAGGACATTCCCTATACCGGCGGCCAGTTCGTCGCGATCCCGGAATTCCAGGGCATCGGCACGGCGGTCGGACAGACCTTCTCGGCGGCGCTGGCAGGCCAGATGTCGGCCGAGGACGCCCTTGCGGCGGCACAGTCCAGCACCGCCCGTGAAATGGCGCGCGCGGGCTATCCCAAATAA
- a CDS encoding sugar-binding transcriptional regulator yields the protein MSQNHFTPETTRLDDAARAGWLYYVAGNTQDEIARKLGVSRQTAQRLVAMALAERLVKVRLDHPIGRCMDLARALQDRFGLLTAEVAPSDPEAPDLLAGIAIAAAAHLERVLKSPERRIVSLGTGRNLRATVEQLPRMTCPQHVVVSRLGNMMEDGSATPYNATIRLAERIGAPHFPYPLPVLARDAAELAAMQGQQAARNTIDLCARADLSLVGIGQMDMTAPLHVDGFLSEAEMAQLARAGAVGEITSWVYDARGQVIDCDFNRRVASAPLPCGSDRPVIAVASGQAKLPAIRAAMVGGLINGLITSEATAERLLA from the coding sequence ATGAGCCAGAACCACTTCACCCCCGAAACGACCCGCCTGGACGATGCCGCCCGCGCCGGCTGGCTGTACTACGTCGCCGGAAACACCCAGGACGAGATCGCGCGCAAGCTGGGCGTCAGCCGCCAGACCGCGCAGCGTTTGGTCGCGATGGCGCTGGCCGAACGGCTGGTCAAGGTCCGCCTGGATCACCCGATCGGACGCTGCATGGACCTGGCGCGCGCGCTGCAGGACCGGTTCGGCCTGCTGACCGCCGAGGTCGCGCCCTCGGACCCCGAGGCGCCGGACCTGTTGGCGGGCATCGCCATCGCCGCCGCCGCGCATCTGGAGCGCGTGCTGAAATCGCCCGAACGGCGGATCGTCAGCCTGGGCACCGGGCGCAACCTGCGCGCCACGGTGGAACAGCTGCCCCGCATGACCTGTCCCCAGCATGTCGTCGTGTCCCGCCTCGGCAACATGATGGAGGACGGATCGGCCACCCCCTACAACGCCACCATCCGGCTGGCCGAGCGCATCGGCGCGCCGCACTTTCCCTATCCGCTGCCGGTGCTGGCGCGCGACGCGGCGGAACTGGCGGCGATGCAGGGACAGCAGGCCGCCCGCAACACCATCGACCTGTGCGCCCGCGCCGACCTGTCGCTGGTGGGCATCGGACAGATGGACATGACCGCGCCGCTGCATGTCGACGGCTTCCTGAGCGAGGCCGAAATGGCGCAGCTGGCCCGCGCCGGTGCCGTGGGCGAGATCACCAGCTGGGTCTATGACGCCCGGGGCCAGGTGATCGATTGCGACTTCAACCGCCGCGTGGCGTCGGCGCCGCTGCCCTGCGGGAGCGACCGTCCGGTGATCGCCGTCGCCTCGGGACAGGCCAAGCTGCCGGCCATCCGCGCGGCGATGGTGGGGGGGCTGATCAACGGCCTGATCACCTCGGAGGCGACGGCGGAACGCCTGCTGGCCTGA
- a CDS encoding HAD family hydrolase, with amino-acid sequence MRVDLIIFDCDGVIADSEVLSAQVLIDQLARLDIVVTPDDVRCDFLGRSFPTVAASIRDRFALTLPADFEATYRARLLARFDTDLRTTPGFADALAQIRLPVCVATSSSPPRVARTLAVLDLAQRFGADVFTASQVARGKPAPDLFLFAAERMGVDPAHALVIEDSQPGLQAARAAGMRVLQYRGGAHLAGQPATDEGFDCWSQFPDLLARIQVPA; translated from the coding sequence ATGCGCGTGGACCTGATCATCTTCGACTGCGACGGCGTCATCGCCGACAGCGAGGTGCTGTCCGCGCAGGTGCTGATCGACCAGCTGGCGCGTCTGGACATCGTCGTGACGCCCGACGACGTGCGCTGTGATTTCCTGGGGCGCAGCTTTCCCACGGTCGCGGCGTCGATCCGCGACCGCTTTGCCCTGACCCTGCCCGCCGATTTCGAGGCAACCTATCGGGCCCGCCTGCTGGCGCGGTTCGACACCGATCTGCGCACGACGCCGGGCTTTGCCGATGCGCTGGCGCAGATCCGGCTGCCGGTCTGCGTCGCGACCTCGTCCAGCCCGCCGCGGGTGGCGCGGACGCTGGCGGTGCTGGACCTGGCGCAGCGGTTCGGCGCGGACGTCTTCACGGCCAGCCAGGTGGCGCGCGGCAAGCCCGCGCCCGACCTGTTCCTGTTCGCGGCCGAACGGATGGGCGTCGATCCTGCCCACGCCCTGGTGATCGAGGACAGCCAGCCCGGCCTGCAGGCGGCCCGCGCGGCGGGGATGCGGGTCCTGCAGTACCGCGGCGGCGCCCATCTGGCGGGACAGCCCGCAACGGACGAGGGCTTTGACTGCTGGTCGCAGTTCCCCGACCTGCTGGCGCGCATCCAGGTGCCCGCATGA